AAATATATTTTTACATGCTTGGACCAATTTGTAATCATTTTTAATAAGATTAACAAAGATAAAAGCAGTTCTTGGAGAAAAAAAAACAATATAATGAATAAAATTTGATTGGATCATCATCGTTGTCTGAGGAGTTAATTCTTGAAGAGGTAAAGCTTGATAAAGAATTATTTTTTCAATTTCAAACTTTTTCAATTTCAAAGGCGTAATTAAATCATGGGCAACCATTTCACCTGCCAGATAAAGTAATTTCCCATTGCGATAATCTAAAGTTTCTAGCAGGGGAACTAAACTTAAAGCATTATTTGATCCACAAATTATTTGGGTGAAGTTATAAGATTGCGCAATATTTGAACTTCCTTCGCCTACAACAAAAATTGGTATATGACGCTCTGAATAAAGAGAAGCAAAAGCTTTTATGGCATTCTTACTTGTAAAAATAAGAGCTTGGATTTGATCAAAATTAATGGAAATATTTTTTATAGGGTTGATGGTAATTAAGGGTTCAATTTGTATATTAAGATCATAGGTTGCTAATATTTGGCATAAAATGTCACTATCATCCTGGGGACGCGTTAAAAGAACATAAGGTTTGGGTTGAATATCTTGCATGAATGATGAAAGCTTAATCCTTAAATCTAAATTGATCAAATTTTTTCCCTAGGCGACTTTTTAATTTTTTCCCTAATTTTCTCCCCAACTCTTCTGCGTGGGTACATGATCCCAATTCTTCTTCTTTTTCAATAATACTTCCATCAGGCATAGCAATTAAAACTTTAAGGTGTAAGGTATGATCAGATATTAATTCTGCATAAGCTGCAATAGGTGTTTTGCAAGATCCATCTAGTTCGG
The sequence above is a segment of the Alphaproteobacteria bacterium genome. Coding sequences within it:
- a CDS encoding uroporphyrinogen-III synthase; the protein is MINLDLRIKLSSFMQDIQPKPYVLLTRPQDDSDILCQILATYDLNIQIEPLITINPIKNISINFDQIQALIFTSKNAIKAFASLYSERHIPIFVVGEGSSNIAQSYNFTQIICGSNNALSLVPLLETLDYRNGKLLYLAGEMVAHDLITPLKLKKFEIEKIILYQALPLQELTPQTTMMIQSNFIHYIVFFSPRTAFIFVNLIKNDYKLVQACKNIFALCLSPEISKEIDLFSWKKILIASEANQNSLLSLFKLFDIKLNPNCN